The Halichoerus grypus chromosome 14, mHalGry1.hap1.1, whole genome shotgun sequence genome contains a region encoding:
- the LOC118535395 gene encoding peptidyl-prolyl cis-trans isomerase FKBP1A has translation MGVQVETISPGDGRTFPKRGQTCVVHYTGMLEDGKKFDSSRDRNKPFKFMLGKQEVIRGWEEGVAQMSVGQRAKLTISPDYAYGATGHPGIIPPNATLVFDVELLKLE, from the coding sequence atgggAGTGCAGGTGGAAACCATCTCCCCCGGAGACGGGCGCACCTTCCCGAAGCGCGGCCAGACATGCGTGGTGCACTACACGGGGATGCttgaagatggaaagaaattTGATTCCTCCCGGGACAGAAACAAGCCCTTTAAGTTTATGCTAGGCAAGCAGGAGGTGATCCGAGGCTGGGAAGAAGGGGTTGCCCAGATGAGTGTGGGTCAGAGAGCCAAACTAACCATCTCCCCAGACTACGCCTATGGTGCCACCGGGCACCCGGGCATCATCCCGCCCAATGCCACTCTCGTCTTTGACGTGGAGCTTCTGAAACTGGAATGA